The DNA window tcactcaattttcatccaaaaatatctcgaattttatatcaaatcgaaggcatcaaaaatttctacaattttgtagttgaaagttttctcaaaatctcgactgaaaaatcgcagtttcaaccagaacagtaaaaacgtaaatttcagatctaaagagggtttcaaaagcgatttaaacatgattgctcaaacatctacataacatacacatggttttacacataaataacaacacacgcataatatgacatgatcgatgcatcaagaacaaaATTGTCAAATTTTCTCGATTAGGTTGAACCTTTTATTGATATTTCAGCCATATACAACTATTCACAACCCAAAGTACCTGGACAAAGGGTACAAAACAAACTGATAGCTTAGCAACAGTCTGGGAGGAAGTTTTGGGCATTTTGCTGTCAAAGGTGTGCATCCTATGAATTATTAAGTGCCAATTTCACCTGATGACAAAAGGTATTTAATTCTTGCCATCTTAGTTATATTTCTAAAAtggattttaaaatttatataattatattaggAACTTCAGTGTGGTAATATGTCTAAGCGTCCCGTGACAGAAGAGCAGAAGATATATGCAGCTGTAGATGCTCATTGTTTGGTTGACATATTTAATGTCTTCCAAGCCAAGATTGTCAGAGAAGGTTTGATGTTCTTTATTTAGATGGATAAATGATTAGATTTGAAAGGTCGCCTTTTAGTTTAGTTAAATTTTTTCGGATTTAATCCTTCTAGGTTGAAGAGATTTGAGAATTCTGATGATTGTAGTATGGTGGGAAGTACCAAATTTGTGaagcccggggccgaagagggcggggagtgatcgccggtgccatcagttgcacggataatgagcggctcctggcaggcttctagatggagggaacatgaatgaaccaacccacacgggaatgagagggattccgagactgttcaatgtaatagactgtacagttgaagaggcttaaaagatttgattggtacctactcatatcacgaaggtgcatcttcttttcgatagctcatcacataagaactccaaagttaagcgtacttgactggggcaattttgggatgggtgacctcctgggaagtttcccagggtgcgcgTGACTGAGGAAATAAGCACGCTGGAaggactcgtcttgatacagtgaggacagtcgtcgaatctggggcgttacagtggtatcagagccaacctttcttagtacggtgtggttcggggacgaaccaagcggaagctggtgagCATGTGAAGCCCGGGGTCGAaaagggcggggggtgatcgccggtgccatcagttgcacggacaatgagcggctcctggcaggcttctaggtggagggaacatgaatgaaccaacccacacgggaatgagagagattccgagactgttcaatgtaatggactgtacagttgaagagggcttaaaagatttgattggtacctactcatatcacgaaggtgcatcttcttttcggtagctcatcacataagaacaccaaagttaagcgtgcttgacttggggcaattttgggatgggtgacctcctgggaagtttcccagggtgcgtgtgagtgaggacataagcacgctggaaagactcgtcttgatacagtgaggacagtcgtcgaatctggggcgtcaggaaaaattattttattacataattaatttttattaataaaaataaggTGTTTAAAGGTACTTTTCAAAAATGAGATTTTTCTGGGTATTTTAACCCGtattatttttaacggtacgtaaattttagcAAATCGAGGAACTTTTTAAggtttcggctaatattttcaaaatctttccaataCGAATTATTTTCGGGAGTgcatttggatttaatgggcttACTTTTAAGTTTATTGAGCTTAATTAGttttttaattctttaattgataatttaaggcccattatctattatttaattactaccTAAACTAATCTTTAACCTAAACCTACATTATTATCAGCCGACACCCCTTCTCTCATTCAGCACCCTCACGGTTTTCAGAAAATTTCATCAAGCAAGCCTCGGTTCTCACTTGTTCTTGCAAAGAAAATCCTCAGGTGCCTTACCTTCGCGCGATTCTTCACACTTTCGAGTATATTAACATCAGGCACGCTTTTATCTTTATTCTCGCATCATACACGTCAATATTATACTCAATTTCATGTATTTTATCAATCATGTACCGATCTATTGTGTGTATACGATTTAttcaaagttttttaaaaaagggGTTGATTCTTGACATGGGTTTCACGTTTTTAATAGTTTGAAGGGTGCTGCCGGGTTAGGGATATTATGGGCATGATTTACAGAGTGTTTAAGGGTCCTTTAGATGCAAGATTCATGTCTGGAACATCAGCAGCAAGAGGGCGGAATGATTTTTGTTTTCAAGAGGGCTAGAGTTCGGTTTTGGTCCTTGAGGGTGCAGGTTAGGTACGGCTCATAGGGCTGCGTCCAGAGGGTGTCAAAGGAGTGAGTCATGGTCCTAGGAGGGGCTGGGCACATCTGGTGTAGTGCTGGGGGTGACCGACCAAATAACAGTGCAAGAAATCCCAAGCGCAAGGTTTAGAGGGCAAGATCAAGGGGTCTGCATGGTTTGGTGCATGGGCTGGTTAGACAGGGCTAGACTGGTTCAGGAGGGTTTGGTCAAGGCCTTAGGTTGGTTGGTTTGAGTCTGTTTGGGGCTGGTGTAGGCTAGGATCGAATTTAAGGCTTGGGTGCATAACTTAGAGTTTTGGAATAAGGATGTGCAGAAATTTCAGAAGGTTACAACAGGTAATTTGATGGTTTAAAGGATCATCTAGGGTCTGGTTTGTGTAGGATATGGTTTAGTTATATGTTGGTAAGTTATGGTTTAAGTTTGGgaaaattcggttaagtttcgagttgattcgggttaaaatcgggaccctggtccaagttttaaaacgaatcggttaagttggatattgggctcgagtttacgtctagaaatgcttttaaatatgttttgggatattttaaggagtttggtaaacttcgggtcaattttagaggtccagggatgAAACAGTAATTTGTGggttccaggggcaaaatggttaTTATGCACCCGGGATGAGATTTTGACCCTGGCAGCGTCCTGAGCACAAATATATGatcttttaaatgttcatgcatcatttTTACGATCtttacgcaattatgataaatacattgcatgcttggtttaaaggaaaagttacgcatatgcatgtttttattaagtgatgaaaattatgatatgttttgaaggatgggaattggttgtgactgacaatgtatatgtatacgatgacatgagatgtggtgagctgaggcccgggctcagtgggcgggtaatgctgtcgctgatgtcccccgccaccgggtaccacggtttttatacctggatccatcgatagagctgatacgaaagtcacaactaattaactgaattcaattaaaagaaaatgtttaagtttatgttgaCACGATGAGTTTttttgacacgtatatgatgatatgagatgacatgagttggcacgacatgattttatacgacacgtttatgttatgcttttaagttcatgaaagatatgttgagtatgctATTTTTCcctgctgtgtgctatgtatatgtacttgttattaacggtacatgtgtgctgagtctttagaatcactaggcatatgtgatgcaggtgagcttgttATTGAAAGGACTAGAGGTGCTGAACACTGAGTAGACAGACATGGtggggtgacacgacccgaagaaacatattttccgcattacgatttatgagattgagaggagatgaatatttttatacgttgatgattttaagatttttactcATTTATGTTTACGCATGATTTTTGGTATGAGTTTGGTTAATTTAAACTGCATTGTTTATATCGTCAAATAATTacgatcatttttaaatgttatttcaaaaatacgagcttttaaaaaaaataaaaaatttccgcACTTGTAAAATGAGTAGACGTTTCAAAATTCGTTGAAGCTTCAAATGTAGTCTGCACAACTATGCCAAAATCTTGTGGCAGCATAGAGAAAACTAAGGAGGTTGATTCCTCTAACTCGTGTAAAATCAACAAAGAAGTGGATAGCATCCTCTTGTGGATTTTTAGGAAGTACGGTGACAGAATCTTGTTGAAGGACTCCGATAGAAATCCCAGATCAAAAAAGAAAACCAAAGAGTCTTCTATAGTACTGGAGTGCAAGCGAAATACGCTAAAAGTAGTAGATAGTCAGCATGGCCCCCTCCATGGGATCCCTCCTTGGGCGGTGATGGATTCCCTAAGTTTTTATGTGACTTGATGGTATGTTTATCAGATAATGGTTAAAGAATTAACTTCCATTACAAGATTTTCTTTTGGCTGAAATTTATGTAGCTTAGTTTGGTAGCTGGTTATTTGAGATGGATGAATTTTCTATTTTGGTTCCCTCAAGTTGAAGGCTTGGCGAAGCATTTGCTATGTGTTGGTGTAGATGCTACAGTTCCATTGAGGCCTGATGCGAGGTACCCTTTATAATCACTTTACTTTATGTGGCATTATATTCGCAGACAGAAACTGTTGAGAGCTATAGTATCTTATTAGTTTGTATCATGAAATGACGGAAGCTTGATTAACTAATCTGGAACTAAATTTCTTCAGAGATTCGATAGATCAAGCACTAAAACACAAGTGGGTGCTCTTAACCAGAGATCCCAAACATTTGAGACATGAATATTTGATAGAAAATCAACTATACAAGGTGAAGAGTCTCCTTCGAAATGAACTGCCTCTTGAGGTAAATGGTTCAGATTATCACATTTTCCTTTCATCTCTTATTTATGCTCCTCGTTAAGTTAAATTAGGTCATTGATACTACTTTAACTTACTTTTTTCTGTTACTTAAAATCCATTCCCTGGAGAAGAAAGCCCAAAAAAAAATCCTATCAAGCTAAGCAGTAATTGTAGTATGTTCATCTAAATTGAAATGGTGCAGGTAATCGAAACATTTCAACTTAAAATATCTGAAGATCagctagtatatatatatatatatatatatatatatagagaagTGTTACACTGCTCACCCAAAGGGTGAGCAACCATGAGCGACGCGCTATGTGGCCAAATATGTGGATTTTTTAAATACATGTggactttttcttttttttatcatttcttTTAATTTGTAGGGGAACTTGTCGCTCAGCTCATTTTTCCCCCAAAAAGCTACTGCACTCATCGTTGTTCCTTCTCCAAGCGCCATACCAGAGAATCCTCGCCACCACCGTACCGTAAGCACAGATCTTCCAAGCGCCACCACAGATCTTCCTACCGCTACCATAGATAGTCCTCGGCACCACCGTACCGCCTGCACAGTAGTACGAGCGCGACCACAGTTAGTCCTCGCCATCACCATACCGCGTAACCACCGCGCCACAACCGTCCGGAGACTAAAATTACCGGAGGATTCACTCACCGACGACATTTTATTTTGGTATTCCCGCATAAACTCGTCTTCGATTGTTGTAGTCTATTCCGGAAATTTTCTATGTTATCAAATGTTACTACTACTTCCGCAGGTTATTATCCATCTTTTCTGGCGTTGCTTAAAACTGAAGAAAATTAATAACTTTCATATCTCCAGAAATTTTGGATAAAATATGAGCAACAgactgtatttttaaaaaataattcgtttatttttttgtaatttgaGACATGACTTATTTTGGGTTATCAAAAAAACATAGACACGACCCTAAAGTTTTTAATTAGTACCAAAATTGTTGTAGAACGAGACACTTAAAATAGTTCTTTCTGATAGATATTTAttttgtcaatttttttttacagaaatGGATCATTTTAGTGAAGATGAGCAATCATACATCCCCCAAGTGGGAGATGATCAGAAGCCAAGTATTGGTATGAGATTTGATTCTTTAGAGGATGCATTCTCGTTCTACAATCAATATGCACGAGAATCTGGTTTTAGCGCAAGAATGAGTAATAGCAAGAAAAGTAAGAAAACGAACGAAGTTGTCTGGAAAAAATTTGTATGCTTTAAAGAAGGACATACAGATGATATTCGATGGAACAAACAGGGCAAAAATGTGGAATCAAGAAAAGAAAGAGCGCGTGGCGAGACTAGAACCGGATGTTTGTCAAAGATTTCAGTTGTGAAAGAACAAACAGGTCCAGGTTGGGTTGTTAGTAACTTCATTGAAAGTCATAATCATCCATTATCGACTCCGTCAAAGGTGCATTTGTTACGCTCACATCGTAATATTTCTGCATCAAAAAAAGTGTTGAGTCAACAATTTGCAGAAGCCAATGTGCCTACTTGTCAACAAATGAGATTATTTGAGATAGAGTCGGGAGAGCCTGAGCATGTAGGTTTCCTAGAAAGAGATATAAGAAACTATGAGAAAAGTATCAGGGATGAGCATAAGGGTATTGATGCAGAGACATTGGTTGATTTCTTCGAATCTGAGAAAGAGAAGAGTTCATTGTTCTTTTTTGATTATGAAACTGACTCGGACAACAGATTTACCCGGTGTTTTTGGGCTGATCTTGTGTCAAGAAGGGATTACACTGCCTTTGGTGACGTAGTTGTGTTTGATACGACGTACAACACCAACAAATATGGGATGGTTTTCGCACCATTTGTAGGAGTTAATCACCATCATCAGACCATTCTTTTTGGTTGTGGATTGTTGAGTGACGAAAAAACAGATTCTTTTGTTTGGTTGCTTAATAAGTTCTTAGAAGCCATGTGTACAGGTGCCCCAAACATTATCATCACTGACCAGGATCCTGCTATGACGAAAGCCATAGCACAAGTTTTTCCTCAAACGACACACCGATATTGTTTGTGGCATATACTGAACAAATTCTCAGAGAAATTAAACCCAGTGTCTTTCCGTGACCACTATCAAAGCATAAAGAATGTCATTGTGCATTCCTCAACATGCGATGAATTTGAGAGTTCCTGGGAAGCTGTTATGCATAGTGCTAATTTGGAACAACATAATTGGTTGTCACTGAT is part of the Primulina eburnea isolate SZY01 chromosome 1, ASM2296580v1, whole genome shotgun sequence genome and encodes:
- the LOC140829231 gene encoding protein FAR1-RELATED SEQUENCE 5-like — its product is MDHFSEDEQSYIPQVGDDQKPSIGMRFDSLEDAFSFYNQYARESGFSARMSNSKKSKKTNEVVWKKFVCFKEGHTDDIRWNKQGKNVESRKERARGETRTGCLSKISVVKEQTGPGWVVSNFIESHNHPLSTPSKVHLLRSHRNISASKKVLSQQFAEANVPTCQQMRLFEIESGEPEHVGFLERDIRNYEKSIRDEHKGIDAETLVDFFESEKEKSSLFFFDYETDSDNRFTRCFWADLVSRRDYTAFGDVVVFDTTYNTNKYGMVFAPFVGVNHHHQTILFGCGLLSDEKTDSFVWLLNKFLEAMCTGAPNIIITDQDPAMTKAIAQVFPQTTHRYCLWHILNKFSEKLNPVSFRDHYQSIKNVIVHSSTCDEFESSWEAVMHSANLEQHNWLSLMFELRHKWVPAYFNHVFSAGMSSSQRSESSHAFFKRYISSKNSLMDFIIRFNKALRHQRHNELVADHIDMNERPKLQSKWPMESQMVNVYTKKKWLEFRNEMSQSHGYYVQPESVGNEFGVYKVMNFQGSSSSKPRVLTHVIQRDDISCSCMKFQYEGIPCRHMLAFFRINQVFHLPDKYILKRWTQGAKNVEFYPIDEQNVTGASERCLMSRHLRLSYKASALVDIASLTVEGTNFLAAQFDCIDSKMKDLNVNTTLSGGSQSRRATDRAIGIIDPQNIRTKGCGKRLKSSKEKSTSQGRKCRGCGRRGVQHDKRNCPNLQDGSTINNQNNEGSSDDEDFGSIDGSNNWI